A stretch of Anaeromyxobacter dehalogenans 2CP-1 DNA encodes these proteins:
- the cysK gene encoding cysteine synthase A, translating to MRIADDVTKLIGNTPLVRLNRITDGARATVVAKLESFNPASSVKDRIGVAMIEAAERDGKIKPDTILLEPTSGNTGVGLAFAAAAKGYKLVLTMPDSMSLERRRLLAAFGAKLVLTPGAEGMKGAIAKAQALAAEDPRHLILQQFENPANPEIHRRTTAEEIWRDTDGKVDIVVAGTGTGGTLTGVAQVLKARKPSLRIVAAEPADSPVISGGKPGPHKIQGWGPGFVPKVLDTSLIDEVITVQNADAGDFGRRLTREEGILSGISCGGAAWAARELARRPENAGKLIVVVLPDTGERYLTTWLFEEAPAA from the coding sequence ATGCGGATCGCGGACGACGTCACGAAGCTCATCGGAAACACGCCGCTGGTGCGGCTCAACCGGATCACCGACGGCGCCCGGGCGACCGTGGTGGCGAAGCTGGAGAGCTTCAACCCCGCCTCCAGCGTGAAGGACCGCATCGGCGTGGCGATGATCGAGGCGGCCGAGCGCGACGGGAAGATCAAGCCGGACACCATCCTGCTCGAGCCGACCAGCGGCAACACCGGCGTCGGCCTGGCGTTCGCGGCCGCGGCCAAGGGCTACAAGCTCGTCCTGACGATGCCCGACAGCATGAGCCTGGAGCGGCGGCGGCTGCTGGCCGCGTTCGGCGCGAAGCTGGTGCTCACGCCGGGCGCCGAGGGCATGAAGGGCGCCATCGCGAAGGCGCAGGCGCTCGCGGCCGAGGATCCGCGGCACCTCATCCTCCAGCAGTTCGAGAACCCGGCCAACCCCGAGATCCACCGCCGCACCACCGCGGAGGAGATCTGGCGCGACACCGACGGCAAGGTGGACATCGTCGTCGCCGGGACCGGCACCGGCGGGACGCTCACCGGCGTCGCCCAGGTGCTGAAGGCACGCAAGCCGTCGCTCCGCATCGTGGCCGCCGAGCCTGCCGACTCGCCGGTGATCTCCGGCGGCAAGCCGGGGCCGCACAAGATCCAGGGCTGGGGGCCGGGCTTCGTGCCGAAGGTGCTCGACACCTCGCTCATCGACGAGGTGATCACGGTCCAGAACGCCGACGCCGGCGACTTCGGGCGCCGGCTCACGCGCGAGGAAGGCATCCTGTCCGGCATCTCCTGCGGCGGCGCGGCCTGGGCGGCGCGCGAGCTGGCACGGCGGCCCGAGAACGCGGGCAAGCTCATCGTGGTGGTGCTGCCCGACACCGGCGAGCGGTACCTGACGACGTGGCTGTTCGAGGAGGCGCCCGCGGCCTAG
- a CDS encoding sterol desaturase family protein: MTQASRSELRAELLSRIPRHYSPWVHLLFPTVAGLAIAAFALSRIAGLGAWQVAAVPAFLVFGNAVEWTAHRGMLHRRLRFAEVFYVRHTPQHHAVYVADDMALRDWRELKLVLLPAYGLLAILAVTSPLTLAFVWLRQPNLAALWVASVVLYVLSYEWLHLAYHLPQDRWLARTALVRTLRRHHQLHHAPHLMHRWNFNVTVPLWDWVRGTVYQAPAPGPRAAPQPTGAAGRAP, encoded by the coding sequence ATGACCCAGGCCTCTCGTTCGGAGCTCCGCGCCGAGCTGCTCTCCCGGATCCCGCGGCATTACTCGCCCTGGGTGCACCTGCTCTTCCCGACGGTGGCGGGCCTCGCCATCGCCGCGTTCGCGCTCTCGCGCATCGCGGGCCTCGGGGCGTGGCAGGTCGCCGCCGTTCCGGCCTTCCTCGTGTTCGGCAACGCCGTCGAGTGGACCGCGCACCGCGGGATGCTGCACCGGCGGCTGCGCTTCGCCGAGGTGTTCTACGTTCGCCACACGCCGCAGCACCACGCGGTGTACGTCGCCGACGACATGGCCCTGCGCGACTGGCGAGAGCTGAAGCTGGTGCTGCTCCCGGCCTACGGCCTGCTCGCCATCCTCGCCGTCACCTCGCCGCTCACGCTCGCCTTCGTCTGGCTCCGCCAGCCCAACCTGGCCGCGCTGTGGGTCGCGAGCGTGGTGCTCTACGTGCTCTCCTACGAGTGGCTCCACCTCGCCTACCACCTGCCCCAGGACCGGTGGCTGGCGCGGACCGCGCTCGTCCGCACGCTGCGGCGGCACCACCAGCTCCACCACGCGCCGCACCTCATGCACCGCTGGAACTTCAACGTGACCGTGCCGCTCTGGGACTGGGTCCGCGGGACGGTGTACCAGGCGCCCGCGCCCGGTCCACGCGCCGCGCCGCAGCCCACCGGCGCGGCCGGCCGCGCGCCTTGA
- a CDS encoding NAD(P)-binding domain-containing protein: MDLATLWIVSGSLASVGLLAGGHLGRRWARERRDAAELEAKRARGQHLARSLHPIIDPNVCIGSLSCLRACPEGDILGIVDGAAKLVHADHCIGHGRCAAECPVGAIRLVFGTAERGVDLPEVDAFFESSRPGVHVVGELGGMGLIKNAIQQGLQVAERLAETASRQAPVAVVGAGPAGIATALGLKARGVPFRLLEQGTMGGSIAHYPRKKVAMTEPVELPLVGRFGKRLISKEELLASWQRVLAKAGIPVEEGVKVTGLDGEDGRFELRTERGTVQASKVVLAVGRRGTPRRLGVPGEEQEKVLYGLLDPEAFDGNRVLVVGGGDSALEAAIQLATESSAEVTLSYRGAELARCREANRARLQELAAARRVRVLLGSQVTAIRPRQVVLEVGGRAATLENDFVVVNVGGELPVELLSKAGVALRRYHGEAPGQVHRPARPRPAAPGAAGARPAAGASRTAAGRRRRRAFHAAYALAGLVILAVLAWKGREYYPLARVERLRSPLHPSMKPAGPWGHGVGIAATLFMLSNFLYAVRKRWKRFAPLGSIRGWLDFHVFVGFMSPLVIAFHAAFQSNNLLATGTAGALCIVVGTGIVGRFIYGAVPSDGGKAVELADLLARFERSRAALGPLLQEAGAPARALLDRATAPVRAGSLALLFVRMPAESLLLRLRLLRVRGSFRGTGHHAEFRATLVALARLRWQIRFYASLKRLLRGWRVFHASLAGFLVLVIAAHIGVSLYLGYGLLHR, from the coding sequence ATGGACCTCGCCACCCTCTGGATCGTCTCCGGCTCCCTCGCCAGCGTCGGCCTGCTCGCGGGCGGCCACCTCGGCCGGCGCTGGGCCCGCGAGCGCCGCGACGCGGCCGAGCTCGAGGCGAAGCGCGCCCGCGGCCAGCACCTGGCCCGCTCGCTCCACCCGATCATCGATCCGAACGTCTGCATCGGCAGCCTCTCCTGCCTGCGCGCGTGCCCGGAGGGCGACATCCTCGGCATCGTGGACGGCGCCGCGAAGCTGGTGCACGCCGACCACTGCATCGGCCACGGGCGCTGCGCCGCCGAGTGCCCGGTCGGCGCGATCCGGCTGGTGTTCGGCACCGCCGAGCGCGGCGTGGACCTGCCCGAGGTCGACGCGTTCTTCGAGTCCTCCCGGCCCGGCGTGCACGTCGTCGGCGAGCTGGGCGGGATGGGGCTCATCAAGAACGCGATCCAGCAGGGGCTCCAGGTGGCGGAGCGGCTGGCCGAGACCGCGTCGCGGCAGGCGCCGGTCGCGGTGGTGGGCGCCGGTCCGGCCGGCATCGCGACCGCGCTCGGCCTGAAGGCGCGCGGCGTCCCGTTCCGCCTCCTCGAGCAGGGCACCATGGGCGGGTCGATCGCCCATTATCCGCGCAAGAAGGTGGCGATGACCGAGCCGGTGGAGCTGCCGCTGGTGGGCCGGTTCGGGAAGCGCCTCATCAGCAAGGAGGAGCTGCTCGCGTCGTGGCAGCGCGTGCTCGCGAAGGCCGGCATCCCGGTGGAGGAGGGCGTCAAGGTCACCGGCCTCGACGGCGAGGACGGCCGCTTCGAGCTTCGCACCGAGCGCGGCACGGTGCAGGCGTCGAAGGTGGTGCTGGCGGTCGGGCGCCGCGGCACGCCGCGGCGGCTGGGCGTGCCCGGGGAGGAGCAGGAGAAGGTCCTGTACGGCCTGCTCGACCCGGAGGCGTTCGACGGCAACCGCGTGCTGGTGGTGGGTGGCGGAGACTCGGCGCTCGAGGCGGCCATCCAGCTCGCCACCGAGTCGAGCGCGGAGGTGACGCTCTCGTACCGCGGCGCCGAGCTGGCGCGCTGCCGCGAGGCGAACCGCGCGCGGCTCCAGGAGCTCGCCGCGGCGCGCCGCGTGCGCGTGCTGCTCGGCTCGCAGGTGACGGCCATCCGCCCGCGCCAGGTGGTCCTCGAAGTGGGCGGGCGCGCCGCCACGCTGGAGAACGACTTCGTGGTGGTGAACGTCGGGGGCGAGCTGCCGGTGGAGCTGCTCTCGAAGGCGGGCGTGGCGCTGCGGCGCTACCACGGCGAGGCGCCCGGACAGGTCCACCGGCCCGCGCGCCCGCGGCCCGCCGCACCCGGCGCCGCCGGCGCCCGGCCCGCCGCCGGCGCGTCGCGCACCGCGGCCGGACGGCGCCGCCGCCGCGCCTTCCACGCCGCCTACGCGCTCGCCGGCCTGGTGATCCTGGCGGTGCTGGCGTGGAAGGGGCGCGAGTACTACCCGCTGGCGCGGGTGGAGCGCCTCCGATCGCCGCTCCACCCCTCGATGAAGCCCGCCGGGCCATGGGGCCACGGCGTCGGCATCGCGGCGACGCTGTTCATGCTCTCGAACTTCCTCTACGCGGTCCGCAAGCGCTGGAAGCGCTTCGCGCCGCTGGGGAGCATCCGCGGCTGGCTCGACTTCCACGTGTTCGTGGGCTTCATGAGCCCGCTCGTCATCGCGTTCCACGCCGCGTTCCAGTCGAACAACCTGCTCGCCACCGGCACGGCGGGCGCGCTCTGCATCGTGGTGGGCACCGGGATCGTCGGCCGGTTCATCTACGGCGCGGTCCCGTCGGACGGGGGGAAGGCGGTGGAGCTGGCCGACCTGCTGGCGCGCTTCGAGCGCTCCCGCGCCGCGCTCGGCCCGCTGCTGCAGGAGGCCGGTGCGCCGGCCCGCGCGCTCCTCGACCGCGCCACCGCGCCGGTCCGCGCCGGCTCGCTGGCGCTGCTGTTCGTGCGCATGCCGGCGGAGTCGCTCCTGCTCCGGCTGCGGCTGCTGCGGGTGCGCGGAAGCTTCCGCGGCACCGGCCACCACGCCGAGTTCCGGGCGACGCTGGTCGCGCTGGCCCGGCTGCGCTGGCAGATCCGCTTCTACGCCTCGCTGAAGCGACTGCTCCGCGGCTGGCGCGTGTTCCACGCCTCCCTGGCCGGGTTCCTGGTCCTCGTCATCGCCGCGCACATCGGCGTCTCCCTCTACCTCGGCTACGGGCTCCTCCACCGGTGA